In the Malaya genurostris strain Urasoe2022 chromosome 1, Malgen_1.1, whole genome shotgun sequence genome, one interval contains:
- the LOC131440725 gene encoding rRNA N6-adenosine-methyltransferase METTL5 isoform X2: MASLKLKKLEEFLQTVDGFENPKLTLEQYVTPSHIASHMLYTIQTNYLDIENKFVLDLGCGAGMLSIGASLLGAAHVIGVEIDSDAIEGSHKEKGT; encoded by the coding sequence ATGGCCtccttgaaattgaaaaaattggaaGAATTTCTGCAAACGGTTGATGGCTTCGAGAATCCCAAACTAACATTAGAGCAGTATGTAACACCATCACACATTGCCAGTCACATGTTGTACACGATACAAACGAACTACTTGGATATAGAAAACAAATTCGTTCTAGACTTAGGATGTGGAGCTGGTATGTTGAGTATTGGAGCATCCCTTCTGGGAGCTGCACACGTTATAGGTGTTGAAATCGATTCGGACGCAATTGAG
- the LOC131440726 gene encoding SOSS complex subunit C homolog B, translating into MAFPNTNAQTDVTKKILEDIQIKKQLLQKGVSPVASTINSSAGLTIPQYIQANSLAQTTQQTESSINATAKAVWNQALSQSNGFFIPQDSLFGNSIIPVIPRFENTTTTGSGSGTASSSPTSSHK; encoded by the exons ATGGCTTTTCCAAATACCAATGCGCAAA cCGATGTGACCAAAAAGATTCTGGAGGatatacaaataaaaaaacagcTTTTGCAGAAAGGAGTTAGTCCAGTTGCGTCTACCATCAATTCATCGGCAGGCCTTACAATTCCGCAG TACATCCAAGCAAACAGTCTAGCCCAGACTACTCAACAAACTGAAAGTTCAATCAACGCAACTGCTAAAGCTGTGTGGAATCAAGCTCTCAGTCAGTCAAACGGATTTTTTATTCCTCAAGACTCTTTGTTTGGGAACAGTATTATTCCAGTAATACCCCgatttgaaaatacaaccacaaCAGGTAGTGGTAGTGGAACTGCATCAAGTAGTCCCACATCATCGCATAAATAA
- the LOC131440727 gene encoding uncharacterized protein LOC131440727 — MEPFRKGTSFTHWVERLEFVFIANKIPEDDRKAHFITLVGPYVYSELKLLFPTGSLAAVPLATMIEKLKMRLDKTASGVCQRISFNQRTQNADESAEDFLLALKLQAELCAYGAFKDTAIRDRLLAGLKDVMLKQRILSEADQTLESAEKIIQTWEAAKNNVKTLSSEPFSIHNVVSMASNGNTMGKAMGKLAAAYNAANNPIPQKQNSRLPVKDRLGFRPYGNPRYQKHFGYNRYQQKNTWKPNSNFKPADFRESFETRICDFCGVKGHLKKRCFRLKNMKKEAVKLVEQMKPGTSGTSTQNISELMNRMRTEESDNDDSDEGGNWKRKGQRTQKSA; from the exons ATGGAACCTTTTAGAAAAGGTACATCGTTCACTCATTGGGTGGAACGATTAGAATTTGTATTCATTGCAAATAAGATTCCAGAAGATGACCGTAAGGCCCATTTTATTACATTGGTGGGACCGTACGTGTACTCGGAACTCAAGCTTTTGTTTCCGACTGGTAGTTTGGCAGCTGTACCGTTAGCTACCATgatagaaaaattgaaaatgagaTTAGACAAAACTGCCTCTGGTGTTTGCCAAAGAATTTCTTTTAACCAGCGTACTCAGAACGCTGATGAGTCGGCGGAAGATTTTTTATTAGCATTGAAACTTCAGGCTGAGCTGTGTGCCTATGGTGCGTTTAAGGACACGGCAATACGAGATCGTTTGCTGGCTGGTTTGAAAGACGTTATGCTTAAGCAGAGAATTCTAAGCGAAGCTGATCAAACCCTTGAGTCTGCTGAGAAAATTATACAGACCTGGGAAGCGGCAAAAAACAATGTTAAAACTTTATCttctgaaccattttctattcacaaTGTCGTTTCTATGGCTTCAAATGGTAATACAATGGGAAAAGCTATGGGTAAACTGGCAGCGGCATATAATGCTGCAAATAATCCAATTCCTCAGAAACAAAATAGCAGATTACCTGTAAAAGATAGACTAGGGTTCAGGCCATATGGAAATCCTCGATATCAAAAGCATTTTGGATATAATAGATATCAACAGAAAAATACTTGGAAACCAAATAGCAATTTTAAACCGGCAGACTTTCGAGAGAGCTTTGAAACTAGAATTTGCGATTTTTGTGGGGTAAAAGGACATTTGAAGAAACGATGCTTTAGGttgaaaaatatgaagaaaGAGGCCGTTAAGCTGGTGGAACAAATGAAACCCGGAACGTCAGGTACGAGCACGCAGAATATTTCAGAATTGATGAACCGTATGAGGACTGAGGAGTCTGACAACGATGATTCAGACGAAG GTGGAAATTGGAAACGTAAGGGTCAACGCACACAGAAGTCAGCTTAG